A stretch of DNA from Candidatus Omnitrophota bacterium:
CAGATAAGCCAGTGTCTTACGTAAATCGTAACTATACTCTTCTTTAATCCTGTATATATCATACTGCTGTGGAATCTGGCTTATATCGCGCGCCCTCACCCCGCCCTTGGTCATTGCCTCGATTGCAACATCAAGCTTCGGAGCAACACAAACCGCCACATGCGAATACTTGCTATCCGTCCCCCAGGCAATCAACTTCGACAACAAATCCTCCTCCGCTTTAAATAACAATATATCCCCTGCTTTCATCATCCCCGCCTCTTAACCAAGTATTGTCCCCGTTTTCTATTTATTTTTTTCTTGTGTATTTGCTTTTTTCTTTTAATAGTCTTGATATATCTTTCTGTCTTCTTGTGATTTTTTCTTTAAAAAATAAAAATTAGCAAGATTGCAATACGTCTTGGGAACAGCTCTGGGGATTGCGGTCAGAACCGTCCCCGAATGTTTATATTTTACCCCTCAATACTCTCAGAATCAAGCCAAAAGTGATTATATTCCTACCCCCGCAGGTTTAAGAAAAAATCTCGAGGGATCTTTTTAGGTTTTGGTGAAGGTGGGCGATGGCGGTGCCGTAGTTAGTGATGGGAATTCCCTGGGACTTTGCTTGATAGATTCGGGAGAGGGTCTCTTTTCTGTTTAGCATGCAGCTGCCGCAGTGGATAATCAATTTGTAAGCGCTTAAATCCGGGGGGAAATCATGGCCTGAATAGACGTCAAAGGTTATTTTGCGGCCTGTTCTTCGGGCAATCCAGTTGGGGATCTTTACTCTAGCGATATCATCGCCTATCGGGTGGTGGGTGCAGGCCTCGGCGATCAAGACCCTATCCGGGGGATTCAAATCATCAAGCGCAGCGGCTCCTTTTACGAATTCCCGCAGGTCTCCTTTAGAACGGGCAAAGAGAATGGAAAAGCTGGTGACCAGGATGTCGGAAGGGACAGCTTCAAAAACCTCTTTGAATACTTGAGAATCGGTCACCACTACCTTGGGCTTTTTCTTCAAATTATTAAGGGAAGCCGGGAGTTTTTTTTCATCGGTTATCAGGCAGTTTGCCTTTTTGTCTAAGATCTCTCTTATTGTCTGCTGTTGGGGAAGGATTAATCTGCCCTTGGGCGCCTCTTTATCAACCGGGATAACTAAAATAATCAAGTCATTTTCGGTTATTAGATCAGAGATTATTGGAAGAGGATTTATCCAATCAAGTGGCAGAATATTTATTATCTCGGCCTTTACCCGGGCGGTTAGTTCCCATGTCTTATCCAGACAGGACGCCTCTAAATAAGGTATGCCTTGTTTTTTTAGTTTCTTGGTTAAATCCGGTTCAGCCTCCCGAATATCGATCTTGTTTAAAATTACCAGAATAGGCGTATTTCTTTTCTCTGCCTCTTTTAGGATATTTTCTTCAAAATCAGTCCAGGCCCAGGCCTCGGCTATCAACAGAATAACATCCGCCCGGTCAAACATCTTAACTGTCTTCTCTATCCTTAAAATCCCCAGCCCGCCCACGTCATCCAGGCCGGCAGTATCAATAAATAAAACCGGGCCAATCGGCAAAAGCTCCATTGGTTTTTCCACCGGGTCAGTGGTGGTGCCGGGGTGAGAGGAGACTATTGAAACGTATTGCGAGGTCAAGCAGTTTAATAAAGACGACTTGCCCGTGTTTCTTCTTCCCAAAATAGCAATATGTAATCTTAAACCTTTAGGAGTCTTCTTCATATTTCAAAGAGTCCCCTCTCCCTTGAGAAATCGTCCTTTTTGCCTTTGAGATTATCTGTTTTGCTTTTTCTAATCTTACTTCGACCTTGTTATCGTAAATCTTATAATCTTTACGGTAATTTTCGGGGGTAAAGTCAGGCATAATTACATTGGCCCCGGATTTTAAGGCCCGGAGCTGGCCGGCTTCTTTATCTAAACTTGCCAGGGCAGTTGTAGCCGGCAGGTGAGCGTTTTTTGTTAAGATCCTGGTCATGGCTAAAACCTTTAAACACAAATCTAAATCTCCTGCTGGCTGATCCCTCAACGGCGTATCTTTCTGGGGGATAAACGGGCCGATCCCGGCCATATCCACGTCTAGGTCTTTTAAAAATAACGCATCGCAGGCTAAGTCCTTAACAGTCTGATGGGGAAGGCCTACGATATTGCCTGAACCAATTTGAAAGCCTATTTTTTTTAAGTATTCCAAGATCTTTATTCTCTGCTTTAGGTCCTGGCCGGGGTGCATAATTCTATAAAGCGCGGGGTTTATTGTCTCGTGTTTAAGTAAATACCTATCTGCCCCGCTGTCTTTAAACGCCTGGTAATCATCTAACGGCCTTTCTCCGATGCTTAGTGTAATTGCTATATCTGTTTTTGCTTTTATTTTGGAAATTATATTGCAAAGAGATTTTTGGGTATAGTAAAAATCATCCCCTGACTGAAGCACAATGGTTTTTATTCCTTTATTAATAATCTCCAGCGCCAGGGCTATTATTTCTCCTTCAGTCATCCTGTATCTTGCTATATTTTTATTATCCCTTCTCAATCCGCAGTAAACACAGTTTCTTACGCAGTGATTGGAAAACTCTATTATGCCCCTCAGGTGCACTTCGTCCTTACAGAATTCTTTTCTTGTTCTATCTGCCTTTTCAAGCAGGCCTTTTTCAAAAATAAAGGTCTCTTTCTCCATTTTCCAGGCGTTGGTAATATTGCATAAGTTGAGAGTGCGCAGTTAATGATCTTTTTTTGACCTCTTCTATTTCTTTTTTTATAAGTTCTTCTCCGGTCAACTTGGTTCCTGGAGAAGCGAAATCATCCAGCCATTCTCTAAATGTTAAAATCGCGTTGAGTTTGCAAAACCACCCCTCTTTGCCGCTTCGAAGCAAACCCATAATCTTTTGACCCGTTCTTCCACATCTATATCCGGCAGTGCAAAAAGAGGTTATATATCCCATCCCGGCCAGTTCTTTTATCACCTCATCCAAGCTTCTTGTATCTCCTAAAAGAAACTGCTGTTTTTCCGCCTCCTGCTCAGTATATCTGTCGCTATAAGCGCCGATACCGATACGGGTAGAAGCATCTGTCTGGGTAGTGCCAATTGGTATAACCTCTCGTCTGATATCAGCCGGTTCCCGGGCAGTAAGGATCATCCCTGTATAAGGGACTGACAACCTGATTACAGCAATCAGTTTTTTAAAATCTCTATCTGAAACCTTATATTTTGTATCCTGAATAAACGGTGTATTGGCTGCCGGCTGGAGACGCGGAAAAGAAATTGTGTGCGGGCCTATGTTGAAATGTTTTTCCAGCTCCCGGCTGTGACATAACAGGCCCATTACCTCGAATTTCCAGTCATACAAACCGAACAGCACTCCGATTCCCACATCATCCACACCTGCCTCCTGTGAGCAGTGCATAGTGTAAAGACGCCGGAGATAATCACCTTTTTTGGTACCCTGAGGATGGATATGTTCATAGGTCTTACGATGATATGTCTCCTGAAACACCTGATAAGTGCCGATCCCTGCTTGTTTTAAGCGTTTTAATTCTTCAACAGTTAACGAAGGCGCGTTTACATTTACCCTCCTAATCGAACCAAAGCCGTTCTTTGTTTTTACCTTTACTTCGTAAACCGCCTTTATGGTATCCACCATATAATCTATATTAGATACGGGGTGTTCTCCGTAAACCACGATCAAACGTTTATGCCCAATCTCGCCGGCCAAGACTTCTGTCTCTTTTTTTACCTCTTCCATATTTAACCTTCTTCTTTTCTCAATTGTGTTTTCTTTCCTGAATGCGCAGTATAGACAGCTGTTTACGCAGAAATTGCTTAAATACAAAGGAGCAAAGGTTACAATTCTATTGTCATAGACCTTTTTTTTGATTTCTGAGGCAGTACGAAAGATTTGTTCAGAGATTTCAGGGTCTTCGGTATTTAACAAAGCAGCGCACTCATCGGGTTCTAATGTCTGAATAGACAAAGATTTCTCCAAAATGTCTTTTATTCTTTTAGGATCAGGCCGCTCGTTTCTTTTTAAGCTCTCAAAGATTGCGTCTTCGTTTATAAAGGATTGGCCGCTGGTTGAATAGCTTTTCATCTATGCTCATCTGTGTGTTGTGTATTATTATTAGTACCGGGGTCTTTTAATATAATGCGTGTGTAAAAGGTGATGGGATAGTTTGCCTAAGGGTTTTCCTAAAAAGTCCTTATATATCTCTTTTATTGCGGGGCTTTCGTGGGATTTTCTGATCGGTTTATTTCTATCTTCCTGATATATGCTTTCAGCCCTTTTCAACCTTACTTCTTCATTAGTAGGCATGGGCTGACCTCCTCCGCCCAGGCATCCGCCGGGGCAGGTCATAATTTCTATAAAATGGTAAGGGGATGTCTTGTTTTTGATTTCTTCTAACAAAATCTTGGCATTTGACAAGCCGTGGGCAACAGCGACTTTTAAGATTGTCCCGTCTAAATCTATTTCTGCGCTTTTTATTTCCTGCATACCGCGCACTTCTTCAAAATCTATTTTTTCCAGGGTCTTTCCTGTAACCACTTCATAAGCGGTTCGCAAAGCCGCCTCCATTACGCCTCCGGTTGCTCCGAAGATAACCGCTGCCCCGGTTGAAATACCCAAGGGCTTGTCAAAATCCCCTTCAGGCAGATTAACAAAATCAATCCCGGCCTCTTTAATCATCCGGCCGGCCTCCCTGGTGGTAAGCACTATATCTACGTCTTGCGTGCCTGAAGACCTCATCTCCGGACGCTGGGCCTCGAATTTCTTTGCTGTGCAGGGCATAATCGAGACCACACACATATCTTTAGGTTCAACCCCTATTTTTTTAGCATAATAGGCCTTGGCAATTGCCCCGAACATCTGCTGGGGCGATTTACAGGTGGACACATGTTTTTTTAAATCCGGGAAAAAGTGTTCAAGGTATTTTATCCAGCCCGGAGAACAGGATGTTATCATTGGAATCGTGCCCTTGTTCTTTATCCTCTCTACCAATTCATTGGCTTCTTCTATAATCGTCAGGTCTGCCCCAAACTGGGTATCAAATACTTTGTCAAATCCCACTCTGCGCAGGGCCTCGGCCATTTTGCCGGTTACCAAACTGCCGGCAGGCATGCCGAATTCCTCGCCAATGGCTGCCCTTACTGCCGGCGCTGTCTGAACCACTACAAACTTCTTAGGATCAGAAAGCGCTCCCCAGACATCATCCACCGCTGTCCTTTCTCTTAATGCGCCGGTAGGACAAGCCAGAATACACTGGCCGCAGGTCGTGCAATCTACGTTATTTAACCCCTTGTTAAAAAAAGTCAAAACCTGTGTTTTTCCGCCTCTATTTACAAAATCAATCGCTCCTACAGCCTGAATCTCCGAACAGACCCTGATGCACCGGCTGCACAAGATACATTTATTGGGATCTCTGATTATCGCCGGAGAGGTCTCATCTAAATCATAATGGTATTTACGCGCCTTTTGAAATCTTAAATCCCGTATCCCTAAATTATAGGCTAAGTCCCTTAATTCGCAAGTCTGGCTCCTGTCACAGGTAAAACAATCTTCCGGGTGATTGGCCAACAGCAATTCCACAATCATCTTCCGCGCCCGTCTGATCCGGGAAGTATTTGTCTTGACAACCATTCCTTCCTCAACCAAAGTAGCGCACGATGGCTCAAGCCGTGGTTTTCCTTTAACTTCCACTACACAAACCCTGCAAGCGCCGTAAATAGACAACTTTTCGTGATAGCATAAATGAGGAATATTGATGCCAATGCTCTTCGCTGACTCAAAGATTGTTGTGCCCTGCGCTGCGCTTAAATCTTGTCCGTCGATTGTGAAATTAACTTTTCTTTCGTTCATATCGGGCAAACTCCTAAATCGCATTTCTTCTTTAAAATATGTTTTTCGAATTCATCCGGGAATTTTTCCAAAGCGCTTCTTACCGCGTTAAGCGCTGACTGCCCCAGGCCACAGCGGGAGGTATCGTATAAAACCTCCTGCAGTTCTTTTAAAAGTTCTATGCCGCCTGACTCTCCCTTGCCAATAGTAATATTGGTAAGCAGTTCTTTTGCCCTTTTTGTGCCTTCCCTGCAAGGGGCGCATTTTCCGCAAGATTCATAGACAAAAAACTCAGCGCATCTTTTGGCCAGGTCCACCAGACACCGGGTATTGTTTATTACAATTACCGCCCCACTGCCCAGCATACTGTCTTTTTCCTGAATGCTTTTATAATCCATAATCACATCCAGGTCTTTTGCTGTCAGAAAACAACTGGAAACTCCTCCCGGCAAAACCGCTTTTATTTTACCGTCCGGGCCCCCGCCGTAAATATAAATAAGTTCTTTTAAGGTTATACTGGTAGGAAGTTCATAAATCCCCGGTTTTTTCACATCTCCGGAAAGACAATATAGTTTTGTTCCCGGGGATGCGGGTGAGCCTATTTTAGAAAACCGTTCTCCCCCTTTAAGAACTATCGCCGGGATATTGGCCAAGGTCTCTACGTTATTTAAAACCGTCGGTTTATCTTTAAAACCGACAAACGTGGGAAAAGGAGGCTTTATCCGCGACTGGCCTTTTTTACCCTCTAAAGAATCCAAAAGAGCGGTCTCTTCCCCGCAAACATAAGCGCCCGCGCCTCTATAAAGCGCAATCTTAAACGAAAAATCAGAACCCAAAATATTTTTACCCAAAAAATTACTTTTCTCAGCCTCTTTTATTGCCTTTTCTAAACTTTTATATCCTTCGATATACTCGCCCCTGATATAAATAAGGCCTTCTTCAGAAGAAATTGCTTTTGCGCAAATAGTCATTGCCTCTAAAAACAGATGCGGGTCTTTTTCTAAGATAAGCCTGTCTTTAAAAGTACCGGGCTCACCCTCATCAGCATTGCAGACTATGTATTTAGGCCGGCCCTTTTCTTTATAAACAAATTCCCATTTTAACCCGCAGGGAAAGCCCGCCCCGCCTCTTCCCAAAAGATTAGAGTCCTTAACCTCTTTGATTATTTCCTCAGAAGACATCTTAAGCGCCTTTTCCAGCGCCTGATATCCACTTTCTTTAAGGTAACTTTTCAAATTACCTTTATAATTTTCTTTTTCAATATTTTTTAGCAGTATTTTCATCTTCTATAAAATATGATTACAGAGATTAAAAAGCAGATTACAGAGATTATTTTTCAAGGAAATAATCTGTGTAATCTTAATTAATCTGTGTAATCAGAGGTCGCTGATGTGATTTTTTAGGAGCTTTTCAGCGACCTCTTTATTTTTCCTTGTAAGAGCGAATTATTTCTCTCGCCTTACGGGGCGTTAGATTTTCATAGCGCGTTTCATTAACTACCATTACCGGCGCTTTATCACAGCAGCCCAGGCAGGAAATCTTTTCTATGGCAAACTTTTTATCAGGGCTGACTTTTCCCGCGGTAATGTTTAATTCTTTTTTCAAGGCATCTAAAATCTTTTTTGAGCCTTTAAGATAACAGGGCAGAGACATACACAACCCAATGACATACTTTGCCTTTTTTTTGAATCCGAACATAGAATAAAAACTTACCACGCTGTAAACCTCTGTCGGCGGTAAATCCAGCTCTTTAGCCAAAAACAAGGCCATTTCCTCGGTAAGCCGGCCGTATTTCTTTTGAACGGCATGCAGGCAAGGAAGCAACGCCTCTCTTTGCCGGTTATAAGTCTTTAAGATTTCTTTTATCTCTTCCATGGTTTTCTTTTAACAACTTCAATTACAGACAGCAGGCATTCTGGGCAGCCAAGACCAGGGGATACATCGTCGGAGCCGAAGTAAGACAAGGATGAGTAGCCATCTGTAATGTCTCAAGCTCGGTCAGAGAATCTCTTTTCTGGATAGCCATACCAATAACATTTATCATTTCGCCGCAGGATATACCCCCGGCTACCTGTCCGCCTAAAATAATTCCGGATTGTTTTGAAAAAATCAATTTGACTTTAACCTTGCTGGCCCCGGGCATAGTAGAAGGGTGTTTATCC
This window harbors:
- the hydG gene encoding [FeFe] hydrogenase H-cluster radical SAM maturase HydG, which codes for MKSYSTSGQSFINEDAIFESLKRNERPDPKRIKDILEKSLSIQTLEPDECAALLNTEDPEISEQIFRTASEIKKKVYDNRIVTFAPLYLSNFCVNSCLYCAFRKENTIEKRRRLNMEEVKKETEVLAGEIGHKRLIVVYGEHPVSNIDYMVDTIKAVYEVKVKTKNGFGSIRRVNVNAPSLTVEELKRLKQAGIGTYQVFQETYHRKTYEHIHPQGTKKGDYLRRLYTMHCSQEAGVDDVGIGVLFGLYDWKFEVMGLLCHSRELEKHFNIGPHTISFPRLQPAANTPFIQDTKYKVSDRDFKKLIAVIRLSVPYTGMILTAREPADIRREVIPIGTTQTDASTRIGIGAYSDRYTEQEAEKQQFLLGDTRSLDEVIKELAGMGYITSFCTAGYRCGRTGQKIMGLLRSGKEGWFCKLNAILTFREWLDDFASPGTKLTGEELIKKEIEEVKKRSLTAHSQLMQYYQRLENGERDLYF
- the hydF gene encoding [FeFe] hydrogenase H-cluster maturation GTPase HydF — its product is MKKTPKGLRLHIAILGRRNTGKSSLLNCLTSQYVSIVSSHPGTTTDPVEKPMELLPIGPVLFIDTAGLDDVGGLGILRIEKTVKMFDRADVILLIAEAWAWTDFEENILKEAEKRNTPILVILNKIDIREAEPDLTKKLKKQGIPYLEASCLDKTWELTARVKAEIINILPLDWINPLPIISDLITENDLIILVIPVDKEAPKGRLILPQQQTIREILDKKANCLITDEKKLPASLNNLKKKPKVVVTDSQVFKEVFEAVPSDILVTSFSILFARSKGDLREFVKGAAALDDLNPPDRVLIAEACTHHPIGDDIARVKIPNWIARRTGRKITFDVYSGHDFPPDLSAYKLIIHCGSCMLNRKETLSRIYQAKSQGIPITNYGTAIAHLHQNLKRSLEIFS
- a CDS encoding NADH-dependent [FeFe] hydrogenase, group A6 is translated as MNERKVNFTIDGQDLSAAQGTTIFESAKSIGINIPHLCYHEKLSIYGACRVCVVEVKGKPRLEPSCATLVEEGMVVKTNTSRIRRARKMIVELLLANHPEDCFTCDRSQTCELRDLAYNLGIRDLRFQKARKYHYDLDETSPAIIRDPNKCILCSRCIRVCSEIQAVGAIDFVNRGGKTQVLTFFNKGLNNVDCTTCGQCILACPTGALRERTAVDDVWGALSDPKKFVVVQTAPAVRAAIGEEFGMPAGSLVTGKMAEALRRVGFDKVFDTQFGADLTIIEEANELVERIKNKGTIPMITSCSPGWIKYLEHFFPDLKKHVSTCKSPQQMFGAIAKAYYAKKIGVEPKDMCVVSIMPCTAKKFEAQRPEMRSSGTQDVDIVLTTREAGRMIKEAGIDFVNLPEGDFDKPLGISTGAAVIFGATGGVMEAALRTAYEVVTGKTLEKIDFEEVRGMQEIKSAEIDLDGTILKVAVAHGLSNAKILLEEIKNKTSPYHFIEIMTCPGGCLGGGGQPMPTNEEVRLKRAESIYQEDRNKPIRKSHESPAIKEIYKDFLGKPLGKLSHHLLHTHYIKRPRY
- a CDS encoding NAD(P)H-dependent oxidoreductase subunit E, whose translation is MEEIKEILKTYNRQREALLPCLHAVQKKYGRLTEEMALFLAKELDLPPTEVYSVVSFYSMFGFKKKAKYVIGLCMSLPCYLKGSKKILDALKKELNITAGKVSPDKKFAIEKISCLGCCDKAPVMVVNETRYENLTPRKAREIIRSYKEK
- the hydE gene encoding [FeFe] hydrogenase H-cluster radical SAM maturase HydE; amino-acid sequence: MEKETFIFEKGLLEKADRTRKEFCKDEVHLRGIIEFSNHCVRNCVYCGLRRDNKNIARYRMTEGEIIALALEIINKGIKTIVLQSGDDFYYTQKSLCNIISKIKAKTDIAITLSIGERPLDDYQAFKDSGADRYLLKHETINPALYRIMHPGQDLKQRIKILEYLKKIGFQIGSGNIVGLPHQTVKDLACDALFLKDLDVDMAGIGPFIPQKDTPLRDQPAGDLDLCLKVLAMTRILTKNAHLPATTALASLDKEAGQLRALKSGANVIMPDFTPENYRKDYKIYDNKVEVRLEKAKQIISKAKRTISQGRGDSLKYEEDS
- the nuoF gene encoding NADH-quinone oxidoreductase subunit NuoF, which codes for MKILLKNIEKENYKGNLKSYLKESGYQALEKALKMSSEEIIKEVKDSNLLGRGGAGFPCGLKWEFVYKEKGRPKYIVCNADEGEPGTFKDRLILEKDPHLFLEAMTICAKAISSEEGLIYIRGEYIEGYKSLEKAIKEAEKSNFLGKNILGSDFSFKIALYRGAGAYVCGEETALLDSLEGKKGQSRIKPPFPTFVGFKDKPTVLNNVETLANIPAIVLKGGERFSKIGSPASPGTKLYCLSGDVKKPGIYELPTSITLKELIYIYGGGPDGKIKAVLPGGVSSCFLTAKDLDVIMDYKSIQEKDSMLGSGAVIVINNTRCLVDLAKRCAEFFVYESCGKCAPCREGTKRAKELLTNITIGKGESGGIELLKELQEVLYDTSRCGLGQSALNAVRSALEKFPDEFEKHILKKKCDLGVCPI